Proteins encoded in a region of the Candidatus Omnitrophota bacterium genome:
- the lepA gene encoding translation elongation factor 4 has product MYGLDKIRNFCIIAHIDHGKSTLADRIIQYTHTVEDRQFRDQLLDNMDLERERGITIKSSAVRIYYDADDGNKYLLNLIDTPGHVDFSYEVSKSIAACEGALLLVDAVQGVEAQTLANLYLAMEHDLKIIPIINKIDLKNARIEEVKHQIFDLLGCDDDDILMISAKEGLGTKEVLEAVVKNVPPPAGKSEDPLQALIFDSSYDIYRGVIIYVRIINGELRPGMEIEMMNKGSRYEVKETGVFVPSERTVERLGCGSVGYIVCNIKEAKEVVVGDTITDALCPASSPLPGYKKVKPMVFSGIFPVSNEDYEDLKVAMDKMQLSDPSFMYEPEISAALGFGFRCGFLGLLHMEIIQERLEREFNLDLIASSPSVNYRVKISGQDEMMEVDNPTKYPENEKIEYVEEPFVRCHIFSPAESLGTLMQLCENKRGEFISTKYLDPKRIQLTYNMPLAEIVIDFYDKIKSSTQGYGSLDYELIGYRRSNIVKLDILINAVPCDALSAIVHRDRARTRGKELVEKLKESIPKHLFKIALQAAIGGEIVAREDISALKKNVTSKCYGGDITRKRKLWEKQKEGKKKMRRIGKVDVPKEAFLKAMRVS; this is encoded by the coding sequence ATGTACGGACTGGACAAGATACGCAATTTTTGCATAATCGCGCATATAGATCATGGTAAATCCACGCTCGCGGACAGGATCATCCAATATACCCATACTGTAGAGGACAGGCAGTTCAGGGACCAGCTCCTGGATAATATGGACCTTGAGCGTGAACGGGGTATAACCATCAAATCAAGCGCGGTCAGGATATATTATGACGCCGATGACGGGAACAAATATCTTCTTAACCTCATCGATACTCCGGGGCATGTTGATTTCTCGTATGAGGTCTCGAAATCCATAGCCGCGTGCGAAGGAGCCTTGCTCCTGGTGGACGCGGTGCAGGGGGTAGAGGCGCAGACGCTGGCTAACCTTTACCTGGCGATGGAGCATGACCTCAAGATAATACCTATAATAAACAAAATAGACCTCAAGAACGCGAGGATAGAAGAGGTCAAACACCAGATATTCGATCTTCTCGGGTGTGACGACGACGATATCCTGATGATCAGCGCCAAAGAAGGACTGGGTACAAAAGAAGTGCTGGAGGCCGTGGTGAAGAACGTGCCCCCGCCGGCCGGTAAAAGTGAAGACCCCCTGCAAGCCCTCATCTTCGACTCCTCCTATGATATATACAGGGGAGTTATAATATACGTGAGGATAATCAACGGGGAGCTTCGGCCTGGCATGGAAATAGAGATGATGAACAAGGGATCCAGGTATGAGGTGAAAGAAACGGGTGTTTTCGTCCCGAGCGAACGGACCGTGGAGCGGTTGGGTTGCGGTTCGGTCGGATATATAGTATGTAATATAAAGGAAGCAAAAGAGGTCGTCGTGGGGGATACCATTACGGACGCCTTGTGTCCCGCTTCCAGCCCGCTGCCCGGGTATAAGAAGGTCAAGCCCATGGTGTTCAGCGGTATATTCCCCGTGAGCAACGAGGATTATGAGGACCTCAAGGTCGCCATGGACAAGATGCAGCTCTCTGACCCCTCTTTCATGTATGAGCCGGAAATATCCGCGGCCCTGGGATTCGGGTTCCGTTGCGGGTTCCTGGGTCTGCTGCATATGGAGATAATCCAGGAAAGGCTGGAAAGGGAATTCAACCTGGATCTTATAGCTTCCAGCCCCAGTGTTAACTACCGGGTAAAAATAAGCGGCCAGGACGAGATGATGGAAGTGGATAACCCGACGAAATATCCCGAGAACGAAAAGATCGAGTATGTGGAAGAACCTTTTGTAAGGTGCCATATCTTCTCCCCGGCCGAGAGCCTTGGTACGCTCATGCAGCTCTGCGAGAACAAGAGGGGGGAGTTCATCAGCACGAAATATCTGGACCCCAAGCGTATACAACTCACTTATAACATGCCGCTCGCCGAGATAGTGATCGATTTCTATGATAAGATAAAGTCCTCGACCCAGGGATACGGGTCCCTTGATTACGAGCTTATAGGATATCGCAGGTCTAACATCGTGAAACTGGACATCTTGATAAACGCCGTTCCGTGTGACGCGCTTTCGGCCATTGTACACAGGGATCGGGCGAGGACGAGAGGAAAAGAGCTGGTGGAAAAACTCAAGGAGAGCATACCGAAACATCTTTTCAAAATAGCGTTGCAGGCGGCTATCGGAGGGGAGATCGTGGCTAGAGAGGATATCTCGGCCCTCAAGAAGAATGTTACCAGCAAGTGTTATGGAGGAGATATAACCAGGAAGAGGAAGCTATGGGAGAAACAGAAAGAGGGAAAGAAAAAGATGCGCAGGATCGGCAAGGTGGATGTGCCGAAGGAAGCGTTCCTGAAGGCAATGAGAGTTTCGTGA